One window from the genome of Nicotiana tomentosiformis chromosome 5, ASM39032v3, whole genome shotgun sequence encodes:
- the LOC104095999 gene encoding uncharacterized protein isoform X2, producing the protein MRTLCPNLDREDGLETVLEVPIPEEMFASNKHRARQNKNSGVKSHMDKSAASVFGSRNAEIQLLLGVVGAPLIPHPIRCDHSLNTKINDHPIEASVAKYIVQQYIAAAGGEHALNSIDSMYAMGKIKMVASEFIAGDGMGLNNGNVMKIKSVKNGPGEMGGFVLWQKRPDLWSIELVVSGCKISAGSDGKVAWRQTPWHNSHASRGPARPLRRSLQGLDPKSVANLFSNSICVGEKSVNAEDCFVLKLETEPSTLKARSSSNVEVMRHTVWGYFSQRTGLLLQLEDTHLLRIKAPGNDVFWETTMESLILDYRTLDGVNIAHGGRTSVSLFRFGENSEGHTRTRMEEVWTIEEVDFNIKGLSADCFLPPSDLKNEDEVSNDVNKNSRLGFKARTNNAKLRTARKGPSKIMSIDEEDLEDYEADEES; encoded by the exons ATGAGAACATTGTGCCCCAACTTGGATAGAGAAGATGGGCTGGAAACAGTGCTGGAAGTCCCCATCCCAGAAGAAATGTTTGCTTCCAACAAGCACAGGGCACGGCAGAACAAGAATTCTGGGGTCAAATCTCACATGGACAAGTCTGCTGCTTCCGTTTTTGGTAGCCGAAATGCTGAGATTCAACTCTTGCTTGGCGTTGTTGGAGCTCCGTTGATCCCTCATCCTATCCGTTGCGACCACTCTCTCAACACAAAAATCAACGATCATCCCATA GAAGCTTCAGTGGCGAAATATATAGTACAACAGTACATAGCAGCAGCAGGGGGAGAACATGCTCTAAATTCCATTGATAGTATGTATGCAATGGGGAAAATAAAGATGGTGGCGTCTGAGTTTATTGCTGGAGATGGAATGGGATTGAACAACGGTAATGTGATGAAGATTAAGAGTGTGAAAAATGGGCCTGGTGAAATGGGAGGATTTGTGTTGTGGCAAAAGAGACCTGACCTGTGGAGCATAGAGCTGGTGGTTTCAGGGTGTAAAATTAGTGCTGGAAGTGATGGTAAAGTGGCTTGGAGGCAAACTCCATGGCATAATTCCCATGCATCTCGTGGTCCTGCCAGGCCTCTTCGTCGTTCCTTACAG GGTCTTGATCCCAAATCCGTTGCCAATTTATTCTCCAATTCCATTTGTGTTGGAGAGAAGTCGGTGAATGCAGAAGACTGTTTTGTACTAAAGCTTGAAACAGAGCCCTCAACTCTGAAAGCAAGAAGCAGCAGCAACGTTGAAGTAATGAGGCACACTGTTTGGGGTTACTTCAGCCAACGAACAGGGCTCTTACTCCAGCTTGAAGACACTCATCTTCTAAGAATCAAAGCCCCAGGAAATGATGTCTTTTGGGAAACAACAATGGAGTCATTAATACTCGATTATCGAACACTCGACGGAGTTAATATTGCACATGGTGGAAGAACATCTGTTTCTTTATTTAGGTTTGGTGAGAACTCAGAAGGACACACTAGGACAAGAATGGAAGAGGTTTGGACCATTGAAGAAGTCGATTTTAACATAAAGGGACTCTCTGCGGATTGTTTCTTACCACCTAGTGACTTGAAAAACGAAGATGAAGTGAGTAATGATGTGAACAAGAACTCAAGGTTGGGGTTCAAGGCTCGTACTAATAATGCTAAACTAAGAACTGCTAGGAAAGGTCCGTCTAAAATCATGTCTATTGACGAAGAAGATCTTGAAGATTACGAAGCAGATGAAGAGTCTTGA
- the LOC104095999 gene encoding uncharacterized protein isoform X1 yields MRTLCPNLDREDGLETVLEVPIPEEMFASNKHRARQNKNSGVKSHMDKSAASVFGSRNAEIQLLLGVVGAPLIPHPIRCDHSLNTKINDHPIEASVAKYIVQQYIAAAGGEHALNSIDSMYAMGKIKMVASEFIAGDGMGLNNGNVMKIKSVKNGPGEMGGFVLWQKRPDLWSIELVVSGCKISAGSDGKVAWRQTPWHNSHASRGPARPLRRSLQQGLDPKSVANLFSNSICVGEKSVNAEDCFVLKLETEPSTLKARSSSNVEVMRHTVWGYFSQRTGLLLQLEDTHLLRIKAPGNDVFWETTMESLILDYRTLDGVNIAHGGRTSVSLFRFGENSEGHTRTRMEEVWTIEEVDFNIKGLSADCFLPPSDLKNEDEVSNDVNKNSRLGFKARTNNAKLRTARKGPSKIMSIDEEDLEDYEADEES; encoded by the exons ATGAGAACATTGTGCCCCAACTTGGATAGAGAAGATGGGCTGGAAACAGTGCTGGAAGTCCCCATCCCAGAAGAAATGTTTGCTTCCAACAAGCACAGGGCACGGCAGAACAAGAATTCTGGGGTCAAATCTCACATGGACAAGTCTGCTGCTTCCGTTTTTGGTAGCCGAAATGCTGAGATTCAACTCTTGCTTGGCGTTGTTGGAGCTCCGTTGATCCCTCATCCTATCCGTTGCGACCACTCTCTCAACACAAAAATCAACGATCATCCCATA GAAGCTTCAGTGGCGAAATATATAGTACAACAGTACATAGCAGCAGCAGGGGGAGAACATGCTCTAAATTCCATTGATAGTATGTATGCAATGGGGAAAATAAAGATGGTGGCGTCTGAGTTTATTGCTGGAGATGGAATGGGATTGAACAACGGTAATGTGATGAAGATTAAGAGTGTGAAAAATGGGCCTGGTGAAATGGGAGGATTTGTGTTGTGGCAAAAGAGACCTGACCTGTGGAGCATAGAGCTGGTGGTTTCAGGGTGTAAAATTAGTGCTGGAAGTGATGGTAAAGTGGCTTGGAGGCAAACTCCATGGCATAATTCCCATGCATCTCGTGGTCCTGCCAGGCCTCTTCGTCGTTCCTTACAG CAGGGTCTTGATCCCAAATCCGTTGCCAATTTATTCTCCAATTCCATTTGTGTTGGAGAGAAGTCGGTGAATGCAGAAGACTGTTTTGTACTAAAGCTTGAAACAGAGCCCTCAACTCTGAAAGCAAGAAGCAGCAGCAACGTTGAAGTAATGAGGCACACTGTTTGGGGTTACTTCAGCCAACGAACAGGGCTCTTACTCCAGCTTGAAGACACTCATCTTCTAAGAATCAAAGCCCCAGGAAATGATGTCTTTTGGGAAACAACAATGGAGTCATTAATACTCGATTATCGAACACTCGACGGAGTTAATATTGCACATGGTGGAAGAACATCTGTTTCTTTATTTAGGTTTGGTGAGAACTCAGAAGGACACACTAGGACAAGAATGGAAGAGGTTTGGACCATTGAAGAAGTCGATTTTAACATAAAGGGACTCTCTGCGGATTGTTTCTTACCACCTAGTGACTTGAAAAACGAAGATGAAGTGAGTAATGATGTGAACAAGAACTCAAGGTTGGGGTTCAAGGCTCGTACTAATAATGCTAAACTAAGAACTGCTAGGAAAGGTCCGTCTAAAATCATGTCTATTGACGAAGAAGATCTTGAAGATTACGAAGCAGATGAAGAGTCTTGA